One genomic region from Amycolatopsis sp. FBCC-B4732 encodes:
- a CDS encoding ATP-binding protein yields the protein MPRFLRSTRFRVALTAFAASVVALGAVSVWFVLQAESRLRNAAAQLADAHADAIVQLLNTGARPADLTLLVRDSIYEVTDRAGKRLVSCPVLDGATLAAFDTDVTLQPYEIVRSDQASVGCAPELRDLDETLTVHVVHDVSGDSEYDVFAGVEIDAEGQAAVDSVRTVLTAGVPAVALLIGVIAWLAVRRSLRPVEAIRGEVAEIGAHDLGRRVPEPGTGDEIARLAGTMNTMLARLDEAVTRQSRFTADASHELRTPLASLRTQLEVLLAHPDRLDWRDTCENALLDITRLQDLVADLVLLGKLDHAGPARLEPVALSEVVEAVAAGRADVEVSGTPMVRGHRSRLERLVRNLVDNAERHAVSRVAVAVSAVDGQVVLTVTDDGPGIPEADRERVFDRFVRLDDARARDDGGSGLGLAIVADIARAHGGTAVAEAGSRFVVTLPELKTS from the coding sequence GTGCCTAGGTTCCTCCGCTCGACCCGCTTCCGCGTCGCGCTCACGGCGTTCGCCGCGTCGGTCGTGGCGCTCGGGGCGGTTTCCGTGTGGTTCGTGCTCCAGGCGGAGAGCCGGCTCCGGAACGCCGCCGCGCAGCTCGCCGACGCCCACGCCGACGCGATCGTCCAGCTGCTGAACACCGGTGCCAGGCCGGCCGACCTGACACTGCTCGTGCGAGATTCGATCTACGAGGTCACCGATCGCGCCGGTAAGCGGCTCGTCTCCTGCCCCGTCCTGGACGGGGCCACGCTCGCCGCGTTCGACACCGATGTCACGCTCCAGCCGTACGAGATCGTCCGGAGCGACCAGGCCTCCGTCGGGTGCGCGCCCGAACTGCGCGACCTCGACGAAACCCTGACCGTGCACGTCGTCCACGACGTCAGCGGGGACAGCGAGTACGACGTCTTCGCCGGCGTGGAGATCGACGCCGAGGGCCAGGCGGCCGTCGACTCCGTCCGGACCGTGCTCACCGCCGGCGTTCCCGCGGTCGCGCTGCTCATCGGCGTCATCGCGTGGCTCGCCGTCCGCCGGTCGCTGCGGCCGGTCGAGGCCATCCGCGGCGAGGTCGCCGAGATCGGTGCGCACGACCTGGGCCGCCGGGTGCCGGAACCGGGCACCGGCGACGAGATCGCACGTCTCGCCGGGACCATGAACACCATGCTCGCGCGGCTCGACGAGGCCGTCACCCGGCAGAGCCGGTTCACCGCCGACGCGTCGCACGAACTGCGCACCCCGCTCGCTTCGCTGCGGACCCAGCTCGAGGTCCTCCTCGCGCACCCGGACCGGCTCGACTGGCGGGACACCTGCGAGAACGCGCTGCTCGACATCACCCGGCTGCAGGATCTCGTCGCCGACCTCGTGCTGCTGGGCAAGCTCGACCACGCCGGCCCGGCCCGCCTCGAACCGGTGGCACTGTCCGAAGTGGTCGAAGCCGTCGCGGCCGGGCGCGCCGACGTCGAAGTCAGCGGGACGCCGATGGTGCGCGGGCACCGGTCGCGGCTGGAACGGCTCGTCCGCAACCTCGTCGACAACGCCGAGCGGCACGCGGTGTCCCGGGTCGCCGTCGCGGTGTCCGCTGTGGACGGACAGGTCGTGCTGACGGTCACCGACGACGGGCCCGGCATCCCGGAAGCGGACCGCGAGCGCGTTTTCGACCGCTTCGTCCGCCTCGACGACGCCCGTGCCCGCGACGACGGCGGGTCCGGGCTGGGCCTGGCCATCGTGGCCGACATCGCCCGCGCGCACGGTGGCACGGCCGTGGCCGAAGCGGGCAGCCGGTTCGTCGTCACGCTCCCGGAGCTGAAGACGTCTTAA
- a CDS encoding acyltransferase, protein MIISWRPLDHAEYRSSSWFPGLTGVRALAALAVVFFHYGGPALDRLQGWIAVQLFFVLSGFLITTLALREEDRTGRISVRDFYLRRVFRIMPVYFLLLGLTALAVTLAGTYGSSRLADAMPYYLTFLNEVVDFNTPYPTSWSLGVEEKFYLVWPALLVLTSFAKTGKTAQRLLIGAGALGFVLGVLPLAPAHQWASLSVHYGSLIVGCLLALALHHPRGFAVLRPLTSPAAATLVALGFGVLQLSVEPLGRALGGNWQFVVPVYAVGAALLLVAVVSAGPVRRVLSSRVLTFIGDRSYALYLAQTGAAGVTGLLFPTGLGKAVATSAVALLFACGLRKWVEQPAIAYGRRLVAKGERAPAAERQGPARVR, encoded by the coding sequence ATGATCATCTCTTGGCGGCCCCTCGACCACGCCGAATACCGATCGTCGTCGTGGTTCCCCGGCCTGACCGGCGTGCGCGCGCTCGCCGCGCTGGCCGTCGTGTTCTTCCACTACGGCGGCCCGGCGCTCGACCGGCTGCAGGGCTGGATCGCCGTCCAGCTGTTCTTCGTGCTGTCCGGGTTCCTGATCACGACGCTGGCGCTGCGCGAAGAGGACCGCACGGGCCGGATCTCGGTGCGCGACTTCTACCTCCGCCGCGTCTTCCGGATCATGCCGGTGTACTTCCTGCTGCTCGGCCTGACGGCGCTGGCGGTGACGCTCGCCGGGACGTACGGGAGCAGCCGGCTCGCCGACGCGATGCCGTACTACCTGACGTTCCTCAACGAAGTCGTCGACTTCAACACGCCGTACCCGACGTCGTGGTCTCTGGGCGTCGAGGAGAAGTTCTACCTCGTCTGGCCCGCGCTGCTCGTGCTGACGTCGTTCGCGAAGACCGGCAAGACCGCGCAGCGCCTGCTGATCGGCGCGGGCGCGCTGGGGTTCGTGCTCGGCGTCCTGCCGCTGGCTCCCGCGCACCAGTGGGCGAGCCTGTCCGTGCACTACGGCTCGCTGATCGTCGGCTGCCTGCTCGCGCTGGCGCTGCACCACCCGCGCGGGTTCGCCGTGCTGCGGCCGCTGACCAGCCCGGCCGCGGCGACGCTGGTGGCGCTCGGGTTCGGCGTGCTCCAGCTGTCGGTCGAGCCGCTGGGGCGGGCGCTCGGCGGGAACTGGCAGTTCGTCGTCCCGGTCTACGCGGTGGGCGCGGCGCTGCTGCTGGTCGCGGTGGTCTCGGCGGGGCCGGTGCGGAGGGTGCTCTCGAGCCGCGTGCTGACGTTCATCGGCGACCGCTCCTACGCGCTCTACCTGGCCCAGACGGGCGCGGCGGGCGTGACCGGCCTGCTGTTCCCGACCGGGCTGGGGAAGGCGGTCGCCACCTCCGCCGTGGCGCTGCTCTTCGCGTGCGGTCTCCGGAAGTGGGTCGAGCAGCCGGCCATCGCGTACGGGCGACGGCTGGTGGCAAAAGGGGAGCGGGCCCCTGCCGCGGAACGACAGGGACCCGCTCGGGTGAGGTAG
- the ald gene encoding alanine dehydrogenase yields MRIAVPREIKRHEYRVALTPAGVHELVGRGHDVFVETGAGTGSSISDEEYVAAGAKILATADETWAEGELVLKVKEPIAEEYGRLRRDQVLFTYLHIAADRPLTDALLAAGTTAIAYETVQTATGALPLLAPMSEVAGRLAPQVGAFSLMKPSGGRGVLPGGIPGVHPARVVVIGGGVAGLNAARVALGLGSDVEILDTNVDRLRQIDNDFGGRIRTVTSTRLSVEESVLQADMVIGAVLVPGAKAPKLVSNELVSRMKAGSVLVDIAIDQGGCFADSRPTTHDEPTYTVHESVFYCVANMPGAVPRTSTYGLTNVTLPYAVQLAEHGWKAALQADAALAKGLNTHDGALTNGPVAVAHDLVHTPLDTVLA; encoded by the coding sequence GTGCGTATCGCCGTTCCCCGTGAGATCAAGAGGCACGAGTACCGGGTCGCGCTGACCCCGGCCGGCGTGCACGAGCTGGTCGGGCGCGGGCACGACGTCTTCGTCGAGACCGGTGCCGGCACCGGGTCGTCCATCTCCGACGAGGAGTACGTCGCCGCCGGCGCGAAGATCCTCGCCACCGCCGACGAGACCTGGGCCGAGGGCGAGCTCGTCCTCAAGGTCAAGGAGCCCATCGCCGAGGAGTACGGCCGGCTCCGGCGCGACCAGGTCCTGTTCACCTACCTGCACATCGCCGCCGACCGCCCGCTGACCGACGCGCTGCTGGCCGCCGGCACCACCGCGATCGCCTACGAGACGGTGCAGACCGCCACCGGCGCGCTCCCGCTGCTCGCCCCGATGTCCGAGGTCGCGGGCCGGCTGGCCCCGCAGGTCGGCGCGTTCTCGCTGATGAAGCCGAGCGGCGGGCGCGGTGTCCTGCCCGGCGGCATCCCCGGCGTGCACCCGGCGCGCGTCGTCGTCATCGGCGGCGGCGTGGCCGGCCTCAACGCCGCCCGCGTCGCGCTGGGCCTCGGCTCGGACGTCGAGATCCTCGACACCAACGTCGACCGCCTCCGCCAGATCGACAACGACTTCGGCGGCCGCATCCGCACGGTGACGTCGACCCGCCTGTCGGTCGAGGAGTCCGTGCTGCAGGCCGACATGGTCATCGGCGCGGTGCTGGTGCCGGGCGCGAAGGCGCCGAAGCTCGTCTCGAACGAGCTCGTATCGCGCATGAAGGCCGGCAGCGTGCTCGTCGACATCGCGATCGACCAGGGCGGCTGCTTCGCCGACTCGCGCCCGACCACCCACGACGAGCCGACCTACACCGTGCACGAGTCGGTCTTCTACTGCGTCGCGAACATGCCGGGCGCGGTGCCCCGGACGTCGACCTACGGGCTCACCAACGTCACGCTGCCCTACGCGGTCCAGCTGGCCGAGCACGGCTGGAAGGCCGCGCTGCAGGCCGACGCCGCGCTCGCGAAGGGCCTCAACACCCACGACGGCGCCCTGACCAACGGCCCGGTCGCGGTGGCGCACGACCTGGTGCACACGCCGCTGGACACCGTCCTCGCCTGA
- a CDS encoding zinc-binding dehydrogenase — translation MRAVWLREFGGPEVLVPGDAPDPVAGPGQVLVEVAFVNTTFVETQLRAGAPGPFRVTPPVIPGNGVGGVISAVGEGVDPGLAGQRVVTSTGGSGGYAQRVAVAATAVFQVPSSLELDAAVAVLADGRTATGLVHAASVRPGDRVLVEAAAGGVGGLLVQLAKAAGAVVIGAAGGPAKVARVLGADAVVDYLAPDWVSEVGPVDVVFDGVGGPIGAAAFGALRRGGRMAVYGLASGSWAEVSEEDAAARGVSLVRSIGSPAELRAFTESALAEAAAGRLVPVIGQRFPLEKAADAHAAMESRATVGKTLLVA, via the coding sequence ATGAGAGCTGTGTGGTTGCGTGAGTTCGGCGGCCCGGAGGTGCTGGTCCCCGGGGACGCTCCGGATCCCGTCGCCGGGCCCGGTCAGGTGCTGGTCGAAGTGGCCTTCGTGAACACGACGTTCGTCGAGACGCAGCTGCGGGCGGGCGCGCCCGGGCCGTTCCGGGTGACGCCGCCGGTGATCCCGGGCAACGGCGTCGGCGGGGTGATCAGCGCGGTCGGCGAAGGCGTCGACCCGGGACTGGCCGGGCAGCGGGTGGTGACGTCGACCGGCGGTTCCGGTGGCTACGCCCAGCGCGTCGCGGTGGCCGCGACGGCGGTGTTCCAGGTGCCGTCTTCCCTGGAACTCGACGCGGCGGTGGCGGTGCTCGCGGACGGCCGCACCGCGACCGGCTTGGTGCATGCGGCCAGCGTGCGCCCCGGCGATCGAGTCCTGGTCGAGGCCGCGGCGGGCGGTGTCGGCGGCCTGCTGGTCCAGCTGGCGAAGGCGGCGGGCGCGGTCGTGATCGGCGCAGCGGGCGGTCCGGCGAAGGTGGCCCGGGTGCTCGGGGCGGACGCCGTGGTCGACTACCTGGCCCCGGATTGGGTGTCCGAGGTGGGGCCGGTCGACGTCGTCTTCGACGGCGTGGGCGGCCCGATCGGCGCGGCCGCTTTCGGTGCGCTGCGGCGAGGCGGGCGGATGGCGGTCTACGGGCTGGCGAGCGGTTCGTGGGCGGAAGTGTCCGAAGAGGACGCTGCCGCGCGCGGGGTTTCCCTGGTGCGCTCGATCGGGAGCCCGGCGGAGCTGCGGGCGTTCACGGAGTCGGCACTGGCGGAAGCGGCGGCGGGCCGGCTGGTGCCGGTGATCGGCCAGCGCTTCCCGCTGGAGAAGGCGGCGGACGCCCACGCGGCGATGGAATCCCGGGCCACGGTGGGGAAGACGCTGCTGGTCGCATGA
- a CDS encoding zinc metalloprotease, producing MSSSVSRALKLGAVSALSLVALVVPGATAGSAVAAPSGDCFTPTQPADRSKDGHADSLSPAEAARVEADMQSKLAGKRTAFKAAAAVSIPVYFHVITSGSTGNLPAATITKQISVLNSAYGSKGFSFSLVSTDYTNNSTWYNGITDGTSAERNMKNALRKGGKNALNIYTANLGDDLLGWATFPWNYNSQPKLDGVVILDESLPGRSATNYNEGDTATHEVGHWMGLYHTFQGGCSGSGDYVSDTPAEATATSGCPTTKDTCTASGKDPVHNFMDYSYDNCMYEFTAGQGTRMNSSWSAYRA from the coding sequence ATGAGCAGTTCGGTCAGCAGGGCTCTCAAGCTGGGCGCGGTGTCCGCGCTGTCCCTCGTCGCCCTGGTCGTCCCGGGCGCCACCGCCGGGAGCGCCGTCGCGGCACCGTCCGGCGACTGCTTCACCCCCACCCAGCCGGCGGACCGGAGCAAGGACGGCCACGCCGACAGCCTGTCGCCCGCCGAGGCGGCCCGCGTCGAAGCGGACATGCAGAGCAAGCTCGCCGGCAAGCGGACGGCGTTCAAGGCCGCGGCGGCGGTCTCGATCCCGGTGTACTTCCACGTGATCACGAGCGGCTCGACCGGCAACCTGCCGGCGGCCACGATCACCAAGCAGATTTCGGTGCTGAACAGCGCGTACGGCTCCAAGGGCTTCAGCTTCTCGCTGGTGAGCACCGACTACACGAACAACTCGACCTGGTACAACGGCATCACCGACGGCACCTCGGCCGAGCGCAACATGAAGAACGCGCTGCGCAAGGGCGGCAAGAACGCGCTGAACATCTACACCGCCAACCTCGGCGACGACCTGCTCGGCTGGGCGACGTTCCCGTGGAACTACAACTCGCAGCCGAAGCTGGACGGCGTCGTCATCCTCGACGAGTCCCTCCCGGGCCGCTCGGCGACGAACTACAACGAGGGCGACACGGCCACGCACGAGGTCGGCCACTGGATGGGGCTCTACCACACGTTCCAGGGCGGCTGCTCCGGTTCGGGCGACTACGTGTCCGACACCCCGGCCGAAGCGACGGCGACGTCGGGCTGCCCGACGACCAAGGACACCTGCACGGCGTCGGGCAAGGACCCGGTGCACAACTTCATGGACTACAGCTACGACAACTGCATGTACGAGTTCACCGCGGGCCAGGGCACGCGGATGAACAGCTCCTGGTCCGCTTACCGCGCCTGA
- a CDS encoding CdaR family transcriptional regulator, whose amino-acid sequence MVSVRSVVDRVGPTLLHALQVPEDSPAVADVVIAEPGGAVTLSAGDLVLGVATTGPEDAAELVRQSAGQGAAAVLLKPPVAGKPSVKRAAKASGIALVQVHAATSWAQLVWLLRTVLDALADESEDLDPGSGDLFRLADAVASVVDAPVTIEDTNSRVLAYSARQDLTDPARVATIMGRRIPDDVLARFRSRGVFRELSRGRQTIFVPAQRDGTLPRLIVPIRMGGELLGSMWAVVAGPVSDERAAAFADAAPVVALHLLRRRAHTDAQRRASAELLRGVLEGRANPRKAMAELDLSDEPHRVVVIEVTGGDGRDAEGLRLALLERISQGIGSRPVATELGGLLYAVVPDRPGPGGWAELREALVATGPSRRVGAPRAAAGAPGEIGDLSASRLQADEALGLLRAELLEARVITFDEAWTALTLHRGATAAAGAKVAELGPLGALRAHDETGKAGYVETLYEWLRHPGDPRAAARELRIHPNTLRYRMRKLLELVPLDLDDPDVRLALITQLVALHWS is encoded by the coding sequence GTGGTGTCGGTGCGCAGCGTGGTCGACCGGGTGGGGCCGACGCTGCTCCACGCGCTCCAGGTGCCCGAGGACTCCCCCGCGGTCGCCGACGTCGTCATCGCCGAACCCGGCGGCGCCGTCACCCTGTCGGCAGGCGACCTCGTGCTCGGCGTCGCCACGACCGGTCCCGAAGACGCTGCCGAGCTCGTGCGCCAGAGCGCCGGGCAGGGCGCCGCCGCCGTGCTGCTCAAGCCGCCGGTCGCCGGGAAGCCGTCGGTGAAGCGGGCCGCGAAGGCGAGCGGGATCGCGCTGGTGCAGGTGCACGCGGCGACGTCGTGGGCGCAGCTCGTGTGGCTGCTGCGGACTGTCCTCGACGCCCTCGCCGACGAGTCCGAAGACCTCGACCCCGGCTCCGGCGACCTCTTCCGGCTCGCCGACGCCGTCGCGTCCGTCGTGGACGCCCCGGTGACCATCGAGGACACCAACTCGCGCGTGCTCGCCTACTCCGCGCGCCAGGACCTCACCGACCCCGCGCGCGTCGCCACGATCATGGGCCGCCGCATCCCCGACGACGTCCTCGCGCGGTTCCGGTCGCGCGGGGTGTTCCGCGAGCTGTCGCGCGGCCGGCAGACGATCTTCGTCCCCGCCCAGCGCGACGGCACGCTGCCGCGGCTGATCGTGCCGATCCGGATGGGCGGCGAGCTGCTCGGCTCGATGTGGGCGGTGGTCGCCGGGCCGGTGTCCGACGAGCGCGCGGCCGCGTTCGCCGACGCCGCCCCGGTCGTCGCGCTGCACCTGCTGCGGCGCCGCGCGCACACCGACGCGCAGCGCCGCGCGTCGGCCGAACTGCTGCGCGGAGTGCTCGAAGGCCGCGCGAACCCGCGCAAGGCGATGGCCGAGCTCGACCTGTCCGACGAGCCGCACCGCGTGGTCGTCATCGAGGTCACCGGCGGCGACGGGCGCGACGCCGAGGGCCTGCGCCTCGCGCTGCTCGAACGCATCTCCCAGGGCATCGGCAGCCGCCCGGTGGCGACCGAGCTGGGCGGGCTGCTCTACGCCGTGGTCCCGGACCGGCCGGGCCCCGGCGGGTGGGCGGAACTGCGCGAGGCTCTCGTCGCGACGGGACCGTCCCGTCGCGTCGGTGCTCCGCGCGCCGCGGCGGGTGCGCCCGGCGAGATCGGCGACCTCTCGGCGTCGCGTCTGCAGGCCGACGAAGCCCTCGGACTGCTGCGCGCGGAGCTGCTCGAAGCGCGCGTGATCACCTTCGACGAAGCCTGGACGGCGCTGACCCTGCACCGCGGCGCGACCGCGGCGGCCGGCGCGAAGGTCGCCGAGCTCGGCCCGCTGGGCGCGCTGCGCGCGCACGACGAGACGGGCAAGGCCGGCTACGTCGAGACGCTCTACGAGTGGCTGCGCCACCCCGGCGACCCGCGCGCGGCGGCGCGGGAGCTGCGCATCCACCCGAACACCCTGCGGTACCGGATGCGGAAGCTCCTGGAACTGGTCCCGCTGGACCTCGACGACCCCGACGTCCGGCTGGCGCTGATCACGCAGCTCGTGGCGCTGCACTGGAGCTGA
- a CDS encoding class I SAM-dependent methyltransferase, which yields MSEPRRIVESGYDSSAERYLEWSARIEDEPRMRLLAQLNDRLPDGARVLDLGCGAGVPCTAVLAERHDVLGVDLSAAQLELARRNVPGARFERGDMTRLSFPDGSFDAVTAFYSVLHVPREEHGALFARIAGWLRPGGRFLAALGRGEANGVEAEWLGTPMFFSSNGSAENRRLLEAAGFTLEVDEPATLEEPEGPATFHWVLGRR from the coding sequence GTGAGCGAGCCCCGTCGGATCGTCGAATCCGGCTACGACAGCTCGGCGGAGCGCTACCTCGAGTGGAGTGCCCGGATCGAGGACGAGCCGCGGATGCGTTTGCTGGCGCAGCTGAACGACCGGCTCCCCGACGGCGCCCGCGTCCTCGACCTCGGGTGCGGGGCGGGCGTGCCGTGCACCGCGGTGCTGGCCGAGCGCCACGACGTCCTCGGTGTCGACCTTTCCGCGGCCCAGCTCGAGCTGGCCCGCCGGAACGTCCCCGGCGCGCGGTTCGAGCGGGGCGACATGACCCGGCTGTCCTTTCCGGACGGCAGCTTCGACGCCGTCACGGCGTTCTACTCGGTCCTGCACGTGCCCCGGGAAGAACACGGCGCGCTCTTCGCGCGGATCGCCGGCTGGCTGCGGCCCGGCGGCCGGTTCCTCGCCGCGCTCGGCCGCGGCGAAGCGAACGGAGTCGAGGCCGAATGGCTGGGGACCCCGATGTTCTTCAGCAGCAACGGGTCCGCCGAGAACCGGCGGCTGCTCGAAGCGGCCGGGTTCACGCTCGAAGTGGACGAACCGGCGACGCTCGAGGAGCCGGAGGGCCCGGCGACCTTCCACTGGGTGCTCGGCCGCCGCTGA
- the rdmE gene encoding aklavinone 12-hydroxylase RdmE, translating into MERVQVLVVGAGLGGLSASLFLAQAGVDVLTVERHAGTSVHSRAAGQNWRTMELFHWAGIDREVLAVSPRASQGLRITVATSLAGRVLHRLAEDGSEFDVSASTTLPAGMAGQDVVEPILLAHAEQAGARIRFRTGLVELTPDADGVTATLRHRDSGEETVVRADYVVAADGGRSGIRARLGIGTTGMDALSHCLGVVFDADLGDRVQAGVTDLFYLQHPEFTAGLVNTDVPDRYVFAPDYFPEKGESPADFTPDRLVAMIRSATDLPDLDPKIVWTGSWEIAARLADRFRDGRVFLIGDAAKVTPPTGGMGGNTAVGDAADIAWKLAAVLRGEAGPGLLDTYEAERRPIARMVVDTSLHNMKQRMHPGLDVSGITPAEDPLGILLGFRYRSTAVLSEEPDDGARVEDVHAPTGRPGFRAPGLESTVDLLGRSWVLLCAGDGSAWTPAAASAGIGCHAIDGELFASRYGLSEGGASLVRPDGIVAWRAPAPVDDPEAELRRVLDAVLSRRSR; encoded by the coding sequence ATGGAACGGGTACAAGTGCTGGTCGTGGGGGCCGGACTGGGCGGGCTGTCGGCGTCGTTGTTCCTCGCGCAGGCCGGAGTGGACGTGCTGACCGTCGAACGGCACGCCGGAACGTCGGTCCACTCGCGCGCCGCCGGGCAGAACTGGCGCACGATGGAGCTGTTCCACTGGGCGGGCATCGACCGCGAGGTGCTGGCGGTGAGCCCCCGTGCGTCACAGGGGCTGCGGATCACCGTCGCGACCAGCCTGGCCGGGCGCGTGCTGCACCGGCTCGCCGAGGACGGCAGCGAGTTCGACGTCTCGGCCTCGACCACGCTGCCCGCCGGCATGGCCGGGCAGGACGTCGTCGAGCCGATCTTGCTGGCGCACGCGGAGCAGGCGGGCGCGCGGATCCGCTTCCGCACCGGACTCGTCGAGCTGACGCCGGACGCCGACGGCGTCACCGCGACGCTGCGGCACCGCGATTCGGGTGAAGAGACGGTGGTGCGCGCGGACTACGTCGTCGCGGCCGACGGCGGCCGCAGCGGCATCCGGGCCCGGCTCGGCATCGGGACCACCGGGATGGACGCGCTGAGCCACTGCCTCGGCGTGGTGTTCGACGCCGACCTCGGCGACCGCGTCCAGGCCGGCGTGACCGACCTGTTCTACCTGCAGCACCCCGAGTTCACGGCCGGGCTGGTCAACACCGACGTGCCGGACCGGTACGTCTTCGCGCCGGACTACTTCCCGGAGAAGGGCGAAAGCCCGGCGGACTTCACCCCCGACCGGCTGGTCGCGATGATCCGCAGCGCCACCGACCTGCCGGACCTGGACCCGAAGATCGTCTGGACGGGGTCCTGGGAGATCGCCGCGCGGCTGGCCGACCGCTTCCGGGACGGGCGGGTCTTCCTGATCGGCGACGCGGCGAAGGTGACCCCGCCGACCGGCGGGATGGGCGGCAACACAGCGGTGGGCGACGCCGCGGACATCGCGTGGAAGCTCGCCGCGGTGCTGCGCGGCGAAGCGGGGCCGGGACTGCTCGACACCTACGAAGCCGAACGCCGTCCGATCGCGCGGATGGTCGTCGACACGTCCCTGCACAACATGAAGCAGCGCATGCACCCGGGCCTCGACGTCTCCGGGATCACGCCGGCGGAGGACCCGCTGGGCATCCTGCTCGGCTTCCGCTACCGCTCGACGGCCGTGCTGTCCGAGGAGCCCGACGACGGCGCGCGCGTCGAGGACGTGCACGCGCCGACCGGGCGGCCCGGGTTCCGCGCGCCCGGCCTGGAGTCCACCGTGGACCTGCTGGGCCGGTCGTGGGTGCTGCTCTGCGCGGGCGACGGCTCGGCGTGGACCCCGGCCGCCGCTTCGGCCGGCATCGGCTGCCACGCCATCGACGGCGAATTGTTCGCTTCGCGGTACGGCCTTTCGGAGGGCGGCGCTTCGCTCGTGCGTCCGGACGGCATCGTGGCGTGGCGCGCACCGGCGCCCGTCGACGACCCGGAGGCCGAACTGCGGCGCGTGCTCGACGCGGTGCTTTCGCGTCGGTCACGCTGA
- a CDS encoding bifunctional o-acetylhomoserine/o-acetylserine sulfhydrylase: MSADDTSAWSFETKQIHAGAAPDPATGARATPIYQTTSYVFRDSQHGADLFSLAEPGNIYTRIMNPTQDVLEQRLAALEGGVAALAFASGSAATTAAILNLASAGDHFVSSPSLYGGTYNLFHYTLPKLGIEVTFIDDQDDLEQWRAAVRPNTKLFFAETLANPGSNVLDIRGVADVAHEAGVPLVVDNTVPTPYLVRPIEHGADVVVHSATKYLGGHGTTVAGVLVDGGTFDFGKDPAKFPGFNEPDPSYHGLKYWEALGPGAYAAKARVQILRDTGAAIAPLNSFLILQGIETLSLRLERHVSNAQALAEWLEQRDEVEKVYYAGLPSSPFYSAAQKYLPRGAGAVLSFDLRGGVDAGRKFVDGTELHSQLVNIGDVRSLIVHPASTTHSQLNPEEQLSSGVTPGLVRLAVGLEGIEDLKADLEAGFRAAKAEL; the protein is encoded by the coding sequence ATGAGCGCGGACGACACCTCGGCCTGGTCCTTCGAGACCAAGCAGATCCACGCGGGCGCCGCGCCGGACCCGGCGACCGGCGCGCGGGCGACCCCCATCTACCAGACGACGTCGTACGTCTTCCGCGACAGCCAGCACGGCGCCGACCTGTTCAGCCTCGCCGAGCCCGGCAACATCTACACGCGGATCATGAACCCGACCCAGGACGTCCTGGAGCAGCGGCTCGCCGCGCTCGAAGGCGGCGTCGCGGCGCTGGCGTTCGCGTCCGGCTCGGCCGCGACCACGGCGGCGATCCTCAACCTCGCGAGCGCGGGCGACCACTTCGTCTCGAGCCCGTCGCTCTACGGCGGTACCTACAACCTCTTCCACTACACGCTGCCGAAGCTCGGCATCGAGGTCACCTTCATCGACGACCAGGACGACCTGGAGCAGTGGCGCGCCGCCGTCCGGCCGAACACGAAGCTGTTCTTCGCCGAGACGCTGGCCAACCCGGGTAGCAACGTCCTCGACATCCGGGGCGTCGCCGACGTCGCGCACGAGGCCGGCGTCCCGCTCGTCGTCGACAACACGGTGCCGACGCCGTACCTGGTGCGCCCGATCGAGCACGGCGCCGACGTCGTCGTGCACTCCGCGACGAAGTACCTCGGCGGCCACGGCACCACGGTGGCCGGCGTGCTCGTCGACGGCGGCACGTTCGACTTCGGCAAGGACCCGGCGAAGTTCCCGGGCTTCAACGAGCCGGACCCGAGCTACCACGGCCTCAAGTACTGGGAGGCGCTCGGCCCGGGTGCGTACGCGGCCAAGGCGCGCGTCCAGATCCTGCGCGACACCGGCGCGGCGATCGCGCCGCTGAACAGCTTCCTGATCCTGCAGGGCATCGAGACGCTGTCGCTGCGCCTCGAGCGGCACGTCTCGAACGCGCAGGCGCTGGCCGAGTGGCTGGAGCAGCGCGACGAGGTCGAGAAGGTGTACTACGCCGGCCTGCCGTCGAGCCCCTTCTACTCCGCGGCGCAGAAGTACCTGCCGCGCGGCGCGGGCGCGGTCCTGTCGTTCGACCTGCGTGGCGGCGTCGACGCGGGCCGCAAGTTCGTCGACGGCACCGAGCTGCACAGCCAGCTGGTGAACATCGGCGATGTCCGCAGCCTGATCGTGCACCCGGCGTCGACCACGCACAGCCAGCTCAACCCGGAGGAGCAGCTCTCGAGCGGCGTCACGCCGGGCCTGGTCCGGCTCGCCGTCGGCCTGGAGGGGATCGAGGACCTCAAGGCCGACCTGGAGGCCGGATTCCGGGCGGCCAAGGCGGAACTGTGA